CTTCCCACGCCTCGCTCGACAATGGGGCAAGCTGTCTTTTGAAAAGATCCATAGTGATTCCCTCCCTTATTACATCTTGCCTATGTTCAATCCGCCGTTATCAGCGCCTTCTCCGGCTTCTTCAACTTCAGTGATTGGCGCCTGCGTGAATAGATAAGTCTTCAGTTCATCATCCCAGCCGTCCATGTTACGCCTTAACCATTCAAGAGTCATGCAAGCATGCTCGATCTCTTCGTCTCTGTTATGCGCCATTACAGCCTTCAGTTCGGCATCTTCAGTTACATCCACTCTCTGGTTGTACCAGTCGACGGCCTCGATTTCTTCCTTCAAACTGTTGAGAGCTCTAGATATGTCTCTCGCCTTTTCACTTAACTGTTCAAACGGTTCATGATAACTGCTCATATTCAC
The sequence above is drawn from the Mesotoga sp. UBA6090 genome and encodes:
- a CDS encoding ferritin-like domain-containing protein, with translation MSSYHEPFEQLSEKARDISRALNSLKEEIEAVDWYNQRVDVTEDAELKAVMAHNRDEEIEHACMTLEWLRRNMDGWDDELKTYLFTQAPITEVEEAGEGADNGGLNIGKM